Proteins from a genomic interval of Mycobacterium conspicuum:
- a CDS encoding rhodanese-like domain-containing protein, with amino-acid sequence MSYAGDITPLEAWKLLSDNPDAVLVDVRTDAEWRFVGVPDLSSLGREVVFIEWNSSDGRRNENFLTELQDQVPTAQGERPVVFLCRSGNRSIGAAEVATEAGITPSYNVLDGFEGQLDAHGHRGDSGWRAVGLPWKQG; translated from the coding sequence ATGAGCTACGCAGGAGATATCACGCCGCTCGAGGCATGGAAGCTGCTCAGTGATAACCCGGACGCGGTCCTGGTGGACGTGCGCACCGACGCCGAATGGCGGTTCGTGGGCGTGCCGGATCTGTCTAGCCTGGGCCGTGAGGTGGTCTTCATCGAGTGGAATTCGTCTGACGGCAGGCGCAACGAGAACTTTCTGACCGAGCTGCAGGACCAGGTCCCGACGGCCCAGGGGGAGCGGCCGGTGGTGTTCCTGTGTCGCTCGGGCAACCGGTCCATCGGCGCCGCCGAGGTGGCGACCGAGGCGGGCATCACCCCGTCGTACAACGTGCTGGACGGTTTCGAAGGCCAGCTCGATGCCCACGGCCACCGCGGTGACAGCGGTTGGCGGGCGGTCGGGCTTCCTTGGAAACAGGGGTAG
- a CDS encoding AAA family ATPase: protein MTAAALVCGSCGAELPPNSKFCNECGAALMPAAKPAEYKQVTVLFADIVRSMDIAGAVDIERLREIMTAVVERSAAVVRRYGGGTVEYTGDGVMAIFGAPVALEDHAFRGCLAALAIQEEARRLATEVQRRDGVTVRLRVGLNSGRVIAGSTTRGYTATGEPVGFAQRIESAAPPGGVMLSESTARLVEHTVLLDAPEWVHIKGADKPVRAHRLLAIAPRDALAARSEASLVGRRWEMAVLDAMVDRAIGSHGGVVTVVGPPGIGKSRTARETAGCAAGRNVEVFWTFCEAHASDIPFRVVAHLLRVRTGIADLDGEAARARVRKQFPDADPQDLLLLDDLVGIADPDVPPPQIEPDARRRRLIALINTAALATAEPSLFIVEDAQWIDAVSESMLADFLSVIPQTRSMVLITARPEYAGVLTRVPGAQTISLAPLGDSDTEALIGELLGPDRSVTELAATLAERAAGNPFFAEEMVRELAQRGVLAGEHGNYVRAANTAEVTVPPTVQATIEARIDRLNTPAKRTLHAAAVIGVRFEADLLAALGIDAVLDELLGAELVDQVRFTPSAEYAFRHPLIRAVAYESQLKSDRAQWHRRLAAAIQEREPGSVEENAALIADHLQAADEVHAAYEWHMRAGAWSTNRDLEAARGSWERARRIADALPPDDPHRLPMRIAPRTMLCATDSQEGVGESRSRFAELRELCSAAGDKVSLAIGMTGPLAELLYAERAREASRLASEQMALLESIGDPTLTIGSAHAAFATWADAGDFDEILQWSQTVIDLAAGDAAKGAGFGFGSPLAVALAWRSTARWWLGRPGWRQDLHDAVAMGRRSNHATTFGGVLIWSYGYAIHFGAVRADDSAVRASEAALQTAERTGNDLAVSMAKYTLGVALLSRDTAAERHRGMELMMQARAIWVHKQIALQMLPVTDLWAAREGAAGDRDAAIAVMRQAVDGMYEDGRLGWGVWGTGILLQTLLDRGADGDLTEAEAVIERLAVASAADGRAMPDIWLLRLRALLARARGDDAAYTNFRDLYRDAAKSLGFEGHIAWAGALP from the coding sequence ATGACGGCGGCAGCCCTGGTCTGCGGGTCGTGCGGCGCTGAGCTGCCGCCGAACTCGAAGTTCTGCAACGAGTGTGGTGCCGCACTGATGCCGGCCGCGAAGCCGGCCGAGTACAAACAGGTGACGGTGCTGTTCGCCGATATCGTCCGCTCGATGGACATCGCGGGCGCCGTGGACATCGAGCGATTGCGCGAAATCATGACCGCGGTGGTGGAACGGTCGGCGGCGGTGGTGCGCCGCTATGGTGGCGGGACCGTGGAGTACACCGGCGACGGCGTGATGGCGATCTTCGGCGCCCCGGTTGCGTTGGAAGATCACGCTTTTCGGGGATGCCTTGCCGCCCTGGCCATCCAGGAGGAGGCCCGCCGGCTGGCGACCGAGGTGCAGCGCCGCGACGGCGTGACTGTGCGGTTGCGGGTGGGCCTGAATTCGGGTCGGGTGATTGCCGGTTCGACGACGCGGGGGTACACGGCGACCGGGGAACCGGTCGGTTTTGCGCAGCGAATCGAATCGGCGGCCCCGCCGGGCGGGGTGATGCTGTCGGAGTCGACCGCGCGACTGGTTGAGCACACCGTGCTGCTGGACGCGCCGGAGTGGGTGCACATCAAGGGCGCCGACAAACCGGTGCGCGCACACCGACTGTTGGCGATCGCCCCGCGGGATGCGCTGGCCGCGCGCTCCGAGGCGAGCCTAGTCGGCCGGCGGTGGGAGATGGCCGTTCTCGACGCCATGGTGGACCGCGCGATCGGTAGCCACGGCGGTGTGGTGACTGTGGTCGGACCGCCGGGCATCGGCAAGAGTCGGACGGCTCGCGAGACGGCGGGCTGCGCGGCGGGTCGCAACGTCGAAGTGTTTTGGACGTTCTGCGAAGCGCACGCCAGTGACATTCCCTTCCGCGTGGTGGCCCACCTCCTGCGCGTGCGGACCGGCATAGCCGACCTCGACGGTGAAGCCGCCCGTGCCCGGGTGCGGAAACAATTCCCGGATGCCGATCCTCAGGATTTGCTGTTGCTCGACGATCTAGTCGGCATTGCCGACCCCGACGTGCCTCCGCCCCAGATCGAGCCGGATGCGCGGCGGCGCCGGCTGATCGCGCTGATCAACACCGCAGCCCTGGCGACAGCCGAACCGTCGCTGTTCATCGTCGAAGACGCCCAGTGGATCGATGCGGTCAGCGAATCGATGCTGGCCGACTTTCTCTCAGTCATCCCGCAAACCCGGTCGATGGTGCTGATCACCGCACGTCCCGAGTATGCGGGCGTATTGACGCGGGTGCCCGGCGCACAGACGATTTCGCTTGCGCCACTGGGCGATTCGGACACCGAGGCACTGATCGGTGAGCTGCTGGGGCCGGATCGGTCAGTCACCGAGCTGGCGGCGACCCTCGCCGAGCGGGCCGCCGGGAACCCTTTCTTTGCCGAGGAGATGGTGCGCGAGCTGGCCCAGCGCGGGGTGCTGGCCGGCGAGCACGGCAACTACGTCCGTGCGGCGAATACCGCCGAAGTCACCGTGCCGCCGACCGTGCAGGCAACCATCGAGGCGCGCATCGACCGCCTGAACACCCCGGCCAAAAGGACCCTGCACGCCGCCGCGGTGATAGGGGTTCGGTTCGAGGCGGACCTGCTGGCCGCGCTGGGCATCGATGCGGTGCTCGATGAGCTGCTGGGCGCGGAGCTAGTTGACCAGGTCCGGTTCACTCCGAGCGCCGAGTACGCCTTCCGGCATCCGCTGATCCGCGCCGTGGCCTACGAGTCGCAGCTCAAATCGGATCGGGCGCAGTGGCACCGACGCCTGGCCGCGGCCATCCAGGAGCGCGAGCCGGGCTCGGTGGAGGAGAACGCGGCGTTGATCGCCGATCATTTGCAGGCCGCCGACGAGGTGCACGCCGCGTATGAGTGGCATATGCGCGCCGGCGCCTGGTCGACCAACCGCGATCTTGAGGCGGCCCGTGGCAGCTGGGAGCGGGCCCGGCGCATCGCCGACGCACTACCCCCCGACGATCCGCACCGCTTGCCGATGCGCATCGCCCCCCGAACCATGCTGTGCGCCACCGACTCCCAAGAGGGAGTCGGGGAAAGCCGGAGCCGCTTCGCCGAGCTGCGCGAATTGTGCAGCGCGGCGGGGGACAAGGTCTCGCTGGCGATCGGCATGACCGGACCGCTAGCCGAACTCCTCTACGCGGAGCGTGCGCGTGAGGCCTCGCGGCTGGCATCCGAACAAATGGCGCTGCTCGAGTCGATCGGCGATCCCACGTTGACCATCGGGTCGGCGCACGCTGCGTTCGCCACCTGGGCGGACGCCGGCGACTTCGACGAGATCCTGCAGTGGTCGCAGACCGTCATCGACTTGGCCGCCGGTGACGCCGCCAAGGGCGCCGGCTTCGGATTCGGATCACCCCTGGCTGTCGCGTTGGCGTGGCGCAGCACCGCCCGGTGGTGGCTGGGCCGTCCCGGGTGGCGCCAAGACCTCCACGACGCCGTCGCGATGGGCAGACGCAGCAATCACGCGACCACGTTCGGCGGCGTCCTCATCTGGAGCTACGGCTACGCGATTCACTTCGGGGCGGTTCGGGCCGACGACTCCGCGGTGCGCGCGAGCGAGGCGGCGTTGCAGACCGCCGAGAGAACCGGCAACGACCTCGCTGTGAGCATGGCGAAGTACACGCTGGGTGTAGCGCTGCTGAGTCGGGACACCGCGGCCGAGCGCCACCGCGGCATGGAGCTGATGATGCAGGCCCGCGCTATCTGGGTGCACAAGCAGATTGCACTGCAGATGCTTCCGGTTACCGATTTGTGGGCGGCGCGGGAAGGTGCCGCGGGCGACCGCGATGCTGCCATTGCGGTGATGCGCCAAGCCGTGGACGGGATGTACGAGGATGGACGGCTCGGGTGGGGCGTCTGGGGCACCGGCATTCTTCTGCAGACCCTGCTGGATCGTGGGGCCGACGGTGACCTGACCGAAGCCGAAGCGGTGATTGAACGATTGGCGGTCGCGTCGGCGGCAGATGGCCGGGCGATGCCAGATATCTGGCTGCTGCGGCTGCGCGCACTGTTAGCGCGGGCTCGCGGCGACGACGCGGCTTACACGAACTTTCGGGATCTATACCGCGACGCGGCGAAATCGCTTGGCTTCGAAGGGCATATCGCGTGGGCCGGGGCGCTGCCTTAA
- a CDS encoding PaaI family thioesterase — protein MTDTRQHSEQDPEELDPEYHHHGGFPEYGPANPGPGFGRFVAAMRRLQDLAVSANPDDAVWDDAADRAEALVALMDPFRAAEGTAPAGRTPGLPGMGSLLLPPWILTKYGPDGCEMTGHFTRFHVGGNMAVHGGVLPLLFDHMFGMVSHASGRPISRTAFLHVDYRKITPIEAPLLLRGRVTKTEGRKAFVSAELLDAEETVLAEGNGLMVRLLPGQP, from the coding sequence GTGACGGACACCAGGCAGCATTCCGAGCAGGATCCCGAAGAACTCGATCCCGAATACCACCACCACGGCGGCTTTCCGGAGTACGGGCCGGCCAACCCCGGCCCGGGTTTCGGACGTTTCGTCGCGGCGATGCGTCGTTTGCAGGATCTGGCCGTGTCCGCCAACCCCGATGACGCGGTGTGGGACGACGCGGCCGATCGCGCTGAGGCCCTCGTCGCGCTGATGGACCCGTTCCGGGCCGCCGAGGGCACGGCACCAGCCGGCCGGACTCCCGGTCTGCCCGGCATGGGCAGCCTGCTGCTGCCGCCGTGGATCCTGACCAAATACGGTCCCGACGGCTGCGAAATGACCGGACATTTCACCCGGTTTCACGTCGGCGGCAACATGGCCGTGCACGGCGGTGTGCTGCCGCTGCTGTTTGACCACATGTTCGGCATGGTTTCGCACGCGTCCGGCAGGCCGATCAGCCGCACGGCCTTCCTGCACGTCGACTACCGCAAGATCACCCCGATCGAGGCGCCGCTGCTGCTGCGCGGTCGGGTTACCAAGACCGAGGGCCGCAAGGCGTTCGTGTCGGCGGAATTGCTTGATGCCGAAGAGACCGTGTTGGCCGAGGGCAACGGCCTGATGGTGCGATTGCTGCCTGGCCAGCCTTGA
- a CDS encoding peptidase M50, which produces MIFDVAVLPSGDRQPRSLAGLRTHRPDDPAAIGPYRRLVVVGADADLAAVLTRLLRAERLDIEVAYVPRRRTAATRIYGLPAGRTAARRALRGSARRVPLIRDETGSVIVGQACWLPADAGLLRGEAVVDDSVLFDGDVSGVRIEPTLSLPGLRARVLGKRRWITGRAAQLGSTGVAVVRDGVAAPRTARRSTFYRNVEGWLVVR; this is translated from the coding sequence GTGATTTTCGATGTGGCGGTGTTGCCGTCCGGCGATCGCCAGCCGCGAAGCCTGGCCGGCCTGCGGACGCATCGTCCCGACGATCCGGCGGCCATCGGCCCCTACCGGCGGCTGGTCGTGGTGGGTGCGGACGCCGACCTGGCCGCCGTGCTCACTCGGCTGCTGCGCGCCGAGCGACTCGACATCGAGGTGGCGTACGTCCCGCGTCGGCGCACCGCGGCGACCCGAATCTATGGGCTACCGGCGGGCAGAACGGCGGCCCGACGCGCGCTGCGCGGCTCGGCCCGGCGGGTGCCGCTGATTCGCGATGAAACCGGGTCGGTGATCGTCGGGCAGGCGTGTTGGCTGCCCGCCGATGCGGGGTTGCTGCGCGGGGAGGCGGTCGTCGACGACAGCGTCCTATTCGACGGCGACGTGTCGGGCGTGCGTATTGAGCCGACGCTGTCACTGCCCGGCCTGCGGGCCCGGGTGCTAGGCAAGCGCCGGTGGATCACCGGCCGCGCGGCCCAGCTGGGCAGCACCGGTGTCGCGGTGGTGCGCGACGGTGTCGCGGCCCCACGCACTGCGCGGCGTTCGACGTTCTATCGCAACGTCGAAGGCTGGCTGGTGGTGCGGTAG
- a CDS encoding adenylosuccinate synthase, with protein MPAIVLIGAQWGDEGKGKATDLLGGRVQWVVRYQGGNNAGHTVVLPTGENFALHLIPSGVLTPGVTNVIGNGVVVDPAVLLDELKSLEERGVDTSKLLISADAHLLLPYHVAIDKVTERYMGNKKIGTTGRGIGPCYQDKIARQGIRVADVLDPEVLSHKIEGALELKNQILVKIYNRKALDPEHVVEALLEQAEGFRHRIADTRLLLNNALEAGETVLLEGSQGTLLDVDHGTYPYVTSSNPTAGGAAVGSGIGPTRITAVLGILKAYTTRVGSGPFPTELFDENGEYLSKTGGEFGVTTGRRRRCGWFDAVIARYATRVNGITDFFLTKLDVLSSLETVPICVGYEIDGKRTREMPMTQSELHRATPVYEELPGWWEDISDARQFDDLPAKARDYVLRLEELAGAHISCIGVGPGRDQTIVRRDVLAARA; from the coding sequence ATGCCGGCAATCGTCCTCATCGGCGCCCAATGGGGCGACGAGGGCAAGGGTAAGGCCACTGACCTGCTCGGTGGGCGCGTGCAATGGGTGGTCCGCTACCAGGGCGGCAACAACGCCGGGCACACCGTCGTCCTGCCCACCGGCGAGAACTTCGCGCTGCACCTGATTCCGTCCGGGGTCCTCACGCCCGGCGTCACCAACGTCATCGGCAACGGCGTGGTGGTCGACCCGGCGGTGCTGCTCGACGAGCTGAAGAGTCTTGAGGAGCGCGGCGTCGACACGTCCAAGCTGCTGATCTCCGCCGACGCGCACCTGCTGCTGCCCTACCACGTCGCCATCGACAAGGTCACCGAGCGCTATATGGGCAACAAGAAGATCGGCACCACCGGCCGCGGGATCGGTCCGTGCTACCAGGACAAGATCGCCCGCCAGGGCATCCGGGTCGCCGACGTGCTCGATCCCGAGGTGCTCAGCCACAAGATCGAGGGCGCGCTGGAACTGAAGAACCAGATCCTGGTCAAGATCTACAACCGCAAGGCGCTGGACCCCGAGCACGTGGTCGAGGCGCTGCTCGAACAGGCCGAAGGCTTCCGGCATCGCATCGCCGACACGCGGCTGCTGCTCAACAACGCGCTGGAGGCCGGCGAGACGGTGTTACTGGAAGGCTCGCAGGGCACCCTGCTCGACGTCGACCACGGCACCTACCCCTACGTCACGTCGTCGAACCCGACGGCCGGCGGTGCGGCGGTCGGCTCCGGCATCGGGCCCACCCGGATCACCGCCGTGCTGGGAATCCTCAAGGCCTACACCACCCGGGTGGGCTCGGGCCCGTTTCCCACCGAACTGTTCGACGAGAACGGCGAATACCTGTCCAAGACCGGCGGCGAATTCGGCGTCACCACCGGACGTCGCCGCCGCTGTGGCTGGTTTGACGCCGTCATCGCCCGCTACGCCACCCGGGTCAACGGCATCACCGACTTCTTCCTCACCAAACTCGACGTGCTCTCCAGCCTGGAAACGGTGCCGATCTGCGTCGGCTATGAAATCGACGGGAAGCGCACCCGCGAAATGCCGATGACGCAAAGCGAACTGCACCGCGCCACTCCGGTCTATGAAGAGCTGCCCGGCTGGTGGGAGGACATCTCGGACGCGCGGCAGTTCGACGATCTGCCCGCCAAGGCGCGTGACTACGTGTTGCGGCTGGAAGAGCTTGCCGGAGCACATATTTCGTGCATCGGCGTCGGCCCGGGGCGGGATCAGACCATCGTGCGCCGCGACGTGCTGGCGGCCCGCGCGTGA
- a CDS encoding O-succinylhomoserine sulfhydrylase: MTESVRTPKALPDGVSQATIGVRGGLLRSGFDETAEAMFLTSGYVYPSAEVAEQSFTGELDHFVYSRYGNPTVTMFEERLRLIEGAPAAFATASGMAAVFTSLGALLGAGDRLVAARSLFGSCFVVCNEILPRWGVETVFVDGDDLAQWEQALSKPTQAVFFETPSNPMQSLVDIAAVTELSHAAGAKVVLDNVFATPLLQQGFPLGVDVVVYSGTKHIDGQGRVLGGAILGDKEYIDGPVQKLMRHTGPAMSAFNAWVLLKGLETLAVRVEHCNSSAHRIAEFLETHPAVRWVRYPFLPSHPQFDLAKRQMSGGGTVITFELDTAEGAAKERAFEVLNKLRLIDISNNLGDAKSLITHPATTTHRAMGPEGRAAIGLGDGLVRISVGLEGTDDLIADIDQALS, encoded by the coding sequence ATGACCGAGTCGGTTCGCACGCCCAAGGCCCTGCCCGACGGCGTCAGCCAGGCCACCATCGGCGTGCGCGGTGGATTGTTGCGATCCGGGTTCGACGAGACCGCCGAGGCGATGTTCCTGACGTCCGGCTACGTGTACCCGTCGGCGGAAGTCGCGGAGCAGTCGTTCACCGGCGAGCTGGACCACTTCGTCTACTCGCGCTACGGCAACCCCACCGTGACGATGTTCGAGGAGCGGCTGCGGCTGATCGAGGGGGCGCCCGCGGCCTTCGCCACCGCCAGCGGCATGGCCGCGGTGTTCACCTCGCTGGGCGCGTTGCTGGGCGCCGGTGACCGGTTGGTCGCTGCGCGCAGCCTGTTCGGGTCGTGTTTCGTGGTGTGCAACGAGATCCTGCCGCGGTGGGGCGTGGAGACCGTCTTCGTCGACGGCGACGATCTCGCGCAGTGGGAGCAGGCATTGTCGAAGCCGACGCAGGCGGTGTTCTTCGAGACGCCGTCGAACCCGATGCAGTCGCTGGTGGACATCGCCGCCGTCACCGAGCTGTCCCATGCCGCGGGCGCAAAGGTGGTGCTGGACAACGTGTTTGCCACACCGCTGCTGCAGCAGGGCTTTCCGCTCGGGGTCGACGTGGTGGTGTATTCGGGCACCAAACACATCGACGGCCAGGGCCGGGTCCTCGGCGGTGCCATCCTCGGCGACAAGGAGTACATCGACGGTCCGGTGCAAAAGCTGATGCGCCACACCGGCCCGGCGATGAGCGCGTTCAACGCCTGGGTGCTACTGAAAGGCCTTGAGACGCTTGCGGTTCGGGTCGAGCACTGCAATTCCTCGGCGCACCGGATCGCGGAGTTCCTCGAAACCCATCCGGCGGTGCGTTGGGTGCGCTACCCGTTCCTGCCGTCGCACCCGCAGTTCGACCTGGCCAAGCGTCAAATGTCGGGCGGCGGGACGGTGATCACCTTCGAACTCGATACGGCGGAAGGCGCCGCCAAGGAACGAGCCTTCGAGGTTCTGAACAAGCTGCGGCTGATCGACATCTCCAACAACCTCGGCGACGCCAAATCGCTAATCACCCACCCGGCCACCACAACTCACCGCGCGATGGGCCCGGAGGGTCGGGCAGCGATCGGCCTCGGCGACGGCCTGGTGCGCATCTCGGTCGGGCTGGAGGGCACCGACGACCTGATCGCCGACATCGACCAGGCCCTGAGCTGA
- the lipY gene encoding triacylglycerol lipase LipY, translated as MSYVITAPQMLASAATDLAGIGSSLGEANAAAAASTTKVLSAAADEVSAAIARLFSEHAQGFQAVSARASAFHDQLVRSLHASAQAYAGAEAQAIDTLKTAIFGSAAISPVPATQHPTFSGKPSLTLRIETGAMRQVRNVLTLSGIYDQMGNPNSLADRLFAGNALRPLFSTSPPKLLTALLGETVQYTTYDGMSVVQITPAHPDGNYVVALHGGAFVWQPAIFSWLDYSVMAYQTGATFEVPIYPLLQQGGTAGAVVPQIAGFLSAEIAAHGAPHVSVLGDSAGANIGLAAVEYLVAHNETVPAALVLLSPAVDLTLTNPSLGLVHDPFLPAPGTSKYFDIFPRWAGNLALNDPLVSPLYGSLDGIPPTYVYAGSIDPAAPDALALAEKAVTESAPMSFVLANGGFHDWILLSPGGVRYWAQIEHELGA; from the coding sequence ATGTCCTATGTGATCACGGCACCGCAGATGCTGGCGTCGGCGGCGACGGATCTGGCGGGCATCGGCTCGTCGCTCGGCGAGGCAAACGCGGCCGCCGCCGCCTCGACCACCAAGGTGCTGAGCGCCGCAGCCGACGAGGTATCGGCGGCCATTGCGCGGCTGTTTTCCGAACACGCCCAGGGCTTTCAGGCCGTCAGCGCTCGTGCGTCGGCGTTTCACGACCAGTTGGTGCGGTCATTGCACGCGAGTGCGCAGGCATATGCCGGCGCCGAGGCCCAGGCGATAGACACGCTCAAGACCGCAATCTTCGGGTCAGCAGCCATTTCACCGGTTCCCGCCACGCAGCATCCGACATTCAGCGGCAAACCGTCGCTGACCCTCAGAATCGAAACCGGTGCGATGCGCCAGGTTAGGAATGTCCTGACCCTATCCGGAATCTACGACCAGATGGGGAACCCGAATTCGCTCGCCGACCGGCTGTTTGCCGGCAACGCCCTGAGGCCGCTCTTCAGCACCTCCCCGCCGAAGCTATTGACGGCGCTGCTGGGGGAGACGGTCCAGTACACCACCTATGACGGGATGAGCGTGGTGCAGATCACCCCGGCCCATCCCGACGGCAACTACGTGGTCGCCCTGCACGGTGGCGCGTTCGTCTGGCAGCCCGCGATCTTCAGCTGGCTCGACTACTCGGTGATGGCCTACCAAACCGGCGCGACCTTCGAAGTGCCGATCTACCCATTGCTACAGCAAGGAGGCACCGCCGGCGCTGTGGTACCCCAGATCGCCGGCTTCCTTTCCGCAGAGATCGCTGCGCACGGTGCCCCCCACGTCAGCGTGCTCGGTGACTCGGCGGGCGCCAACATCGGCTTGGCGGCCGTCGAATACCTGGTGGCACACAACGAAACCGTACCGGCGGCACTGGTTCTGCTGTCTCCAGCGGTGGACCTGACACTCACCAATCCCAGCCTCGGGCTGGTGCACGATCCTTTCCTGCCGGCTCCTGGGACCAGCAAGTATTTCGACATCTTCCCCCGCTGGGCCGGCAACCTTGCCCTCAACGACCCGCTGGTAAGTCCGTTGTACGGCTCGCTGGACGGGATCCCGCCGACGTATGTCTACGCGGGCTCCATCGATCCGGCCGCACCCGACGCGCTTGCACTCGCGGAAAAAGCCGTGACCGAATCGGCACCGATGAGCTTCGTGCTGGCCAACGGGGGATTCCATGACTGGATCCTGCTCAGCCCCGGCGGTGTGCGCTATTGGGCCCAGATCGAACATGAACTCGGCGCCTAA
- a CDS encoding ATP-grasp domain-containing protein translates to MSEPTGPRVLLLGSGEPGRELTVALRRLGAEVIAVDEDAVPAELARLEPDFVTVTDLVSDDVMQVLETGTAELVPSARSVRLTADREALRRLAAEELGLPTAPFWFVGSVGELTDVAGQAGFPLLLKPTAGAAQRVAGPDDIEPAWRRAVGTAPRRILVETQVDIEVEVSLLAVRTDGPTVEFCTPIGHDGAESWQPQRLSPAATDAAKSVAARIVKALGGRGVFSVELMVNGDEVYFADVAAGPCPSAWVTLRSQRLSVYELQARAVLGLPVDTLMVSPGAARVLGPDTGAAGADALAAALAVPESDVLGSVAVATAPDVATARDRARQVASRLKTVR, encoded by the coding sequence TTGAGCGAGCCCACCGGTCCCCGGGTGCTGCTGCTGGGTTCGGGTGAGCCCGGCCGGGAGCTGACGGTCGCCCTGCGGCGCCTCGGCGCGGAGGTGATCGCCGTCGATGAGGACGCCGTGCCGGCCGAATTGGCAAGGCTGGAGCCCGATTTCGTGACGGTCACCGATCTTGTCTCGGATGACGTCATGCAGGTCCTCGAGACGGGCACCGCCGAACTGGTGCCCAGTGCCCGCAGCGTGCGGCTCACCGCCGACCGGGAAGCGTTGCGCCGGTTGGCCGCCGAGGAGCTGGGGCTGCCCACCGCCCCGTTTTGGTTCGTCGGCTCGGTGGGCGAGCTCACAGACGTCGCCGGCCAGGCCGGGTTCCCGTTGTTGCTCAAACCGACGGCGGGGGCGGCGCAGCGTGTTGCGGGTCCTGACGATATCGAGCCGGCCTGGCGCCGTGCGGTGGGCACCGCGCCGCGGCGGATCCTGGTCGAGACGCAAGTCGACATCGAAGTCGAGGTCAGCCTGCTCGCCGTGCGCACCGATGGGCCCACGGTCGAGTTCTGCACGCCGATCGGTCACGACGGGGCCGAGTCCTGGCAGCCGCAGCGGCTCAGCCCGGCCGCGACCGACGCCGCCAAGTCGGTCGCCGCGCGCATCGTCAAGGCGCTCGGCGGCCGCGGCGTGTTCAGCGTCGAGTTGATGGTCAACGGCGACGAGGTGTACTTCGCCGACGTCGCCGCGGGCCCGTGCCCCAGCGCCTGGGTGACGTTACGCAGCCAGCGGCTCTCGGTGTACGAACTGCAGGCCCGCGCGGTGCTGGGCCTTCCGGTGGACACGCTGATGGTGTCGCCGGGGGCCGCCCGGGTTTTGGGTCCCGATACCGGCGCGGCGGGCGCCGACGCGTTGGCCGCCGCGCTGGCCGTGCCGGAAAGCGATGTCCTGGGGTCCGTCGCAGTGGCGACCGCGCCGGACGTCGCGACCGCGCGCGACCGTGCCCGACAAGTCGCGAGCCGACTGAAGACCGTGCGTTAA